The genomic segment GCGGCGGCAGGACCTTCGCGCCCTCCGGCACCCGCCCCCTGTCATAGGTGTGCTGCATCCATATCCTGTCCATCTCGAGCAGGATCGCCACGTGGCGTGGCTCCAGCGGCAGGCGCATTAGTCGCATCCAGCATTCGATTTCGGTTGGCTGTATTGGGTTCGGCCCCGCCGGCCCGAGGATCCGGGTGCGCGACAGGCTGGTGAAGACGTTCCAGAGTACCGAACTCCCCTCAGGCAAGCGCAGAGGTTCCCCGTCAAGGTGCGCTTCCAGAGCGCGTGTTAGCTGCCCACGCAGGCGTTCGGTCATGTCGCGAACCCGAGGATCTCGGTGGTGGTTCCAGGCGCGCTGGCCGGAATGTCCGTTGCGACCAGGGCCTCTTGTGCCTCGGTGATGGCCGTAGTGGTCGTGCGCTGAACCCAATACGTG from the Roseovarius indicus genome contains:
- a CDS encoding phage tail assembly chaperone, producing the protein MTERLRGQLTRALEAHLDGEPLRLPEGSSVLWNVFTSLSRTRILGPAGPNPIQPTEIECWMRLMRLPLEPRHVAILLEMDRIWMQHTYDRGRVPEGAKVLPPQSAHAITPVLFDLAVG